From the genome of Hathewaya histolytica, one region includes:
- a CDS encoding cation:proton antiporter yields the protein MNILFYVSVILLCGMLMGKLVSYIKLPEVTGYLIGGVLIGPSILGIIPSNVSSSLGIISEAALGFIAYTIGSEFDFSHIKKIGKGVILITILEASCATLFVDLAMIFIFKQTVPFSIVLGAIAAATAPAATLMVVRQYKAKGPLVDTLLPVVAMDDAVCIMIFGISSTIATTLLTNSSTSMIMAFIKPIFEILISLFVGFLLGIIFSFLCKRLKSEEKLLTLSVGVIFLAIGICNKFNLSSLLCCMGIGATIVNIAPNTTRTFSVVDKFTPPIFVAFFTIAGVELNISILEKVGVLGIAYILIRALGKVFGASIGAKITNAPKTVQKFLGMTLIPQAGVAIGLALIGEQILPSPLGSEIRTIILAATVVYELIGPLLTKIALIKANEVNLSNKNLNV from the coding sequence GTGAATATTTTATTTTATGTCAGTGTTATTTTACTTTGTGGGATGTTGATGGGAAAGCTTGTTTCCTATATAAAACTTCCTGAAGTTACTGGGTATTTAATTGGGGGAGTTTTAATTGGCCCAAGCATTTTGGGTATTATCCCATCTAATGTATCTTCTTCCCTTGGTATAATCTCTGAAGCTGCTTTAGGTTTTATAGCTTATACCATCGGAAGTGAATTTGACTTTAGTCATATAAAAAAGATTGGTAAAGGGGTTATATTAATTACCATATTAGAAGCTTCTTGTGCTACTCTCTTTGTAGACTTAGCTATGATTTTTATATTCAAGCAAACAGTACCTTTTAGTATAGTACTTGGTGCTATAGCAGCAGCTACTGCCCCTGCAGCTACATTAATGGTAGTAAGGCAATATAAGGCTAAAGGACCTCTTGTAGATACACTACTTCCCGTGGTTGCTATGGATGATGCTGTATGCATTATGATATTTGGTATATCTTCTACTATTGCAACAACACTATTAACCAATTCAAGTACTTCCATGATTATGGCCTTTATTAAACCAATATTTGAGATACTAATTTCTCTATTTGTAGGTTTTTTACTTGGAATAATATTTTCTTTCTTATGTAAAAGATTAAAAAGCGAGGAAAAGTTACTAACCCTCTCTGTAGGAGTTATATTTCTTGCTATAGGCATTTGCAATAAATTTAATCTTTCATCTCTTTTATGCTGTATGGGTATTGGAGCCACTATTGTAAATATTGCTCCCAATACAACTAGAACTTTTTCTGTGGTAGATAAATTCACACCACCTATATTTGTAGCATTTTTTACTATAGCAGGTGTTGAATTAAATATATCTATTTTAGAAAAGGTTGGAGTATTAGGAATAGCATATATACTAATTAGAGCTTTAGGAAAGGTTTTTGGAGCATCTATAGGTGCAAAGATTACGAATGCGCCTAAAACTGTACAAAAATTCTTAGGTATGACTTTAATACCTCAAGCAGGTGTTGCCATTGGACTTGCTCTTATAGGAGAACAAATACTTCCATCTCCTCTTGGTTCAGAGATAAGAACAATAATCCTTGCAGCTACTGTAGTTTATGAATTAATTGGTCCCCTACTTACCAAAA
- a CDS encoding M24 family metallopeptidase — protein sequence MFQAPYIENLYALMKKNNLDAIVIGPSNDLVYLLDFSPAPDERFQALFLLADGRYFYVTPELNYEEILHKLGEDATYYIWSDGDGFVPSIIKAFKDFGLMGKNIGVNCAIRSINMLDIADEFDGKFFNAHNLLEEFRIIKPEEDIEKMRVAAQMADKVMEVLSKFIKPGITEKDIKDKIYETFDELGAEGVSFEPIIASGPNSSKPHYNGYSRVIEEQDLVILDLGCKYKGYCSDTSRTFFIGGITDEQKRVYEIVKKANADAENFAKAGVTCGDVDKVSRDIIKDAGHGKHFLNRTGHGIGYSVHEAPYIKENNKQILEPGMAFSIEPGIYISGKFGMRIEDIVVIDKDGNPEILNKFTRDIVII from the coding sequence ATGTTTCAAGCACCATATATTGAAAATCTTTACGCACTAATGAAAAAAAATAATTTAGATGCAATAGTCATTGGACCTTCTAATGACCTTGTATACCTTTTAGATTTTTCACCTGCTCCAGATGAAAGATTCCAAGCTTTATTCTTATTAGCAGATGGAAGGTACTTCTATGTTACTCCAGAATTAAACTATGAAGAAATCCTTCATAAACTAGGAGAAGATGCTACTTACTATATTTGGAGTGATGGAGATGGCTTTGTTCCAAGTATTATAAAAGCTTTCAAAGACTTTGGTCTTATGGGTAAAAACATAGGAGTTAACTGTGCTATAAGATCTATAAACATGCTTGATATAGCTGATGAATTTGATGGTAAATTCTTTAACGCTCATAATTTATTAGAAGAATTTAGAATCATAAAACCTGAAGAAGACATAGAAAAAATGAGAGTTGCAGCTCAAATGGCTGATAAAGTTATGGAGGTACTTTCTAAATTTATAAAACCAGGTATAACTGAAAAAGATATAAAAGATAAAATATATGAAACTTTCGATGAACTAGGTGCTGAAGGCGTTTCTTTTGAACCTATTATAGCTTCTGGTCCTAACAGTTCTAAACCTCACTATAACGGATACTCTAGAGTAATAGAAGAACAAGACTTAGTTATACTTGATCTAGGATGTAAGTATAAGGGGTACTGTTCTGATACTTCTAGAACATTCTTCATTGGTGGGATTACTGATGAGCAAAAGAGAGTATATGAAATAGTAAAAAAAGCTAATGCTGATGCTGAAAACTTCGCTAAAGCTGGCGTAACTTGTGGAGATGTTGATAAAGTTTCAAGAGATATTATAAAGGATGCTGGCCACGGAAAACATTTCTTGAATAGAACTGGACATGGTATAGGATATAGTGTTCATGAAGCTCCATATATAAAGGAAAATAATAAACAAATTCTAGAACCAGGAATGGCTTTTAGTATAGAACCTGGTATATATATATCTGGAAAATTTGGTATGAGAATTGAAGACATCGTTGTTATCGATAAGGATGGCAATCCAGAAATACTAAATAAATTCACAAGAGACATAGTTATAATATAA
- a CDS encoding DUF1659 domain-containing protein, protein MSVISQKSQRVFNVQYAKGINAKGEDIIKEQKIGSIKLDAKDEDVFAIGEAIKNIMATTISGFIINEEVELIKQN, encoded by the coding sequence ATGTCAGTAATATCACAAAAATCACAAAGAGTTTTTAATGTTCAATACGCAAAAGGGATTAATGCAAAGGGAGAAGATATTATAAAAGAACAAAAGATAGGAAGTATTAAGTTAGATGCTAAAGATGAGGATGTTTTTGCCATAGGAGAAGCTATTAAAAATATAATGGCTACTACAATATCAGGATTTATTATAAATGAAGAAGTTGAACTTATTAAACAAAACTAA